A window of Natrinema versiforme contains these coding sequences:
- a CDS encoding bacterio-opsin activator domain-containing protein has product MSIIAEFSVKSDDLALNHALTEAPQMIVEIEQVVATMEDRLMPYFWVSGGDHEEFEDAFQNDDSVRNATVIDEVEDARLYRAEWTDNVETIIYAYVELGATLMQAIGKAEDWELRMRFDNHDSLSEFQDYCDANDISIELNRTQEQEQPMASAQYDLTPTQRETLVAALEAGYYETPRAVTMRELADQLGIAQQTLSNRFRAAYSNLVTSTLTISHPDESDE; this is encoded by the coding sequence ATGAGCATTATCGCCGAGTTTTCCGTCAAGTCGGACGATCTCGCATTGAACCACGCACTCACGGAGGCGCCACAGATGATTGTCGAGATCGAGCAGGTCGTGGCGACGATGGAAGATCGGCTGATGCCGTATTTCTGGGTGAGTGGCGGCGATCACGAGGAATTTGAAGACGCGTTTCAGAACGATGACTCCGTGAGAAACGCCACTGTTATCGACGAGGTAGAGGACGCGCGATTGTATCGTGCCGAGTGGACGGACAACGTCGAGACCATCATCTATGCATATGTGGAACTGGGGGCGACGCTCATGCAGGCAATCGGCAAAGCGGAAGACTGGGAACTGCGAATGCGGTTCGATAACCACGACTCTCTCTCCGAATTTCAAGACTACTGTGATGCAAACGATATTTCGATCGAACTCAATCGAACCCAAGAACAGGAACAGCCGATGGCGAGCGCCCAGTACGACCTCACGCCGACGCAACGGGAGACGCTGGTCGCTGCGCTCGAAGCGGGCTACTACGAGACCCCACGGGCAGTGACGATGCGGGAACTGGCGGACCAACTGGGGATCGCTCAACAGACACTCTCAAACCGATTTCGCGCCGCATACAGCAATCTCGTGACGAGTACGTTGACGATCAGCCATCCCGATGAGAGCGACGAATAA
- a CDS encoding response regulator — protein sequence MTDSHPVEALLIDPNPEHVRIFFEALENEKIASRIHAVSSGGEALDFLHRRGEYSDAVQPNLILLDIDLPEMDGHRLLEDLIADPDLEGVPVIVLSGSNEAERVARSYELRANAYVQKPVESAAFIDIVRSFEDFWLEIVRLPPSEPEDGEHP from the coding sequence ATGACCGACTCTCACCCCGTGGAGGCGCTCTTGATCGATCCGAACCCCGAGCACGTCCGCATCTTCTTCGAGGCCCTCGAGAACGAGAAAATCGCGAGTCGCATCCACGCCGTCTCGAGCGGCGGTGAGGCACTCGATTTCCTGCATCGACGCGGCGAGTATTCCGACGCCGTCCAGCCGAACCTGATCCTGCTGGACATCGATCTCCCCGAGATGGACGGCCACCGGCTTCTCGAGGACCTCATTGCCGATCCCGACCTCGAGGGGGTCCCCGTGATCGTCCTCTCGGGCTCGAACGAAGCCGAACGCGTCGCGCGGTCGTACGAACTCCGCGCGAACGCCTACGTCCAGAAGCCGGTCGAATCGGCGGCGTTCATCGACATCGTCCGCTCGTTCGAGGACTTCTGGCTCGAGATCGTCCGGCTCCCGCCCAGCGAGCCGGAGGACGGCGAGCACCCGTAA
- a CDS encoding HalOD1 output domain-containing protein translates to MERNHTARETSASTPVTLVVEAVADREGVAPMELQPPLYDAVDPEALNALVSSADGDTDTGTVRVSFEYNGYDITVGSDGDVSVGEPGTQQSMQSEADIGR, encoded by the coding sequence ATGGAACGCAACCACACTGCTCGTGAAACGAGTGCCAGCACGCCCGTCACTCTCGTCGTCGAAGCGGTCGCGGACCGCGAAGGCGTTGCACCGATGGAGCTCCAGCCCCCGCTGTACGACGCGGTCGATCCCGAGGCGTTAAACGCGCTCGTTTCGTCGGCGGACGGCGACACCGACACCGGGACCGTCCGGGTGTCGTTCGAATACAACGGCTACGACATCACCGTCGGGAGCGACGGCGACGTCTCCGTCGGCGAACCCGGAACGCAGCAGTCGATGCAGTCAGAAGCCGATATCGGCCGATAG
- a CDS encoding Lrp/AsnC family transcriptional regulator produces the protein MGGTEPELDEVDRGILHMLQKDARDNTTREIGEAVGVSAGTVRNRMEKLEDAGIIRGYVPDINYERAGYQLVILFTCTASDPSESVAEDLLDEHGVVTVRKLLAGEENYHVTVVGSDTDDVSQIANSIRECGLEIVRSEVLDEEYVQPFNHFGKEFS, from the coding sequence ATGGGCGGAACCGAGCCCGAACTCGACGAGGTCGATCGGGGAATCCTCCACATGCTGCAGAAAGACGCCCGGGATAACACGACCAGAGAGATCGGGGAAGCGGTGGGCGTCTCCGCCGGTACGGTGCGAAATCGGATGGAGAAACTCGAGGACGCCGGTATCATCCGGGGATACGTTCCCGATATCAACTACGAGAGAGCGGGCTATCAGCTCGTGATCCTCTTTACCTGCACTGCGAGCGATCCGTCCGAATCGGTCGCCGAGGATCTCCTCGACGAACACGGGGTCGTCACGGTGCGGAAATTGCTCGCCGGCGAGGAGAACTACCACGTGACGGTCGTCGGGTCGGACACGGACGACGTGTCCCAGATCGCGAATTCGATCCGCGAGTGCGGACTCGAGATCGTGCGGTCGGAGGTACTGGACGAAGAGTACGTACAGCCGTTCAACCACTTCGGAAAGGAGTTTTCCTGA
- a CDS encoding DUF5785 family protein encodes MSSNWPVDPDGEEGSEGMRKYDMRIIADKVDEEEDFPMDRDEFVEEYGDYPIRINHETVVALSDIFEYVEPAEFETLVDMHKAVGAAMRAGNFWTYHPQGENPEKKHA; translated from the coding sequence ATGAGCAGTAACTGGCCGGTCGATCCCGACGGCGAGGAGGGCAGCGAGGGGATGCGCAAGTACGACATGCGGATCATCGCGGACAAGGTCGACGAGGAGGAGGACTTCCCGATGGACCGCGACGAGTTCGTCGAGGAGTACGGCGACTACCCGATCCGGATCAACCACGAGACGGTCGTCGCGCTCAGCGATATCTTCGAGTACGTCGAACCCGCGGAGTTCGAGACGTTGGTCGACATGCACAAGGCCGTCGGCGCGGCGATGCGGGCCGGCAACTTCTGGACGTACCACCCGCAGGGCGAGAACCCGGAAAAGAAGCACGCCTAA
- a CDS encoding GTP cyclohydrolase III: MTNTQVTLVQIDNYGPWTVTPEPRREADLQTMQSRLFADISQFIGNRGGYTFFTRFDNMIAVTNGCSLEDHALLQESVGNRYPVTLSLGVATGTSPVQALSDATERLQEAGSAQDKNRRECLEGRVIEDAHRTDDDIQIAHFDVINATGNYTDELNAFDTFIEIEQGYAELMRHMRHAHESLSFFVGGDNVIVVCPDLEEPDYEEAIAHVEAAVDVEMQVGVGRGESAHEAGFEAKHALETCRADGTRVELEWETA; this comes from the coding sequence GTGACTAACACGCAGGTGACGCTCGTTCAGATCGACAACTACGGGCCGTGGACCGTGACGCCGGAGCCGCGACGGGAGGCCGACCTCCAGACCATGCAGTCCCGGCTGTTCGCGGACATCTCTCAGTTTATCGGCAACCGCGGCGGCTACACGTTCTTCACTCGCTTCGACAACATGATCGCCGTCACGAACGGCTGCTCGCTCGAGGACCACGCGCTCCTCCAGGAATCGGTCGGCAACCGCTACCCCGTGACGCTCAGCCTCGGCGTCGCGACCGGCACGAGCCCGGTCCAGGCGCTCTCGGACGCGACCGAACGCCTGCAGGAGGCCGGCAGCGCACAGGACAAGAACCGCCGCGAGTGTCTCGAGGGACGGGTCATCGAGGACGCTCATCGAACGGACGACGACATCCAGATCGCCCACTTCGACGTGATCAACGCGACCGGCAACTACACTGACGAACTCAACGCCTTCGACACCTTCATCGAGATCGAGCAGGGCTACGCGGAACTCATGCGCCACATGCGCCACGCCCACGAGAGCCTCTCCTTCTTCGTCGGCGGCGACAACGTCATCGTCGTCTGCCCCGACCTCGAGGAGCCCGATTACGAAGAGGCGATCGCCCACGTCGAGGCCGCAGTCGACGTCGAGATGCAGGTCGGCGTCGGCCGCGGCGAGAGCGCCCACGAGGCCGGCTTCGAGGCGAAACACGCCCTCGAGACCTGCCGGGCCGACGGGACCCGCGTCGAACTCGAGTGGGAGACGGCCTGA
- a CDS encoding cyclic nucleotide-binding/CBS domain-containing protein — protein sequence MESELSVRDVLTTDYVGVSESDAIRDVVRLMREERTSCALVVRGAEPVGIVTEWDVLGLVADARDPGETTVGDTMTTPVITVDPDRSLTDVATTMARQNIRNVVVEDEDGIVGLVTQRDVIAAAGSFQATMTPARSSEPPVDREPGAAAATARAPEEGDSQLLPNGGDEYTTQGVCEACGSLADSLWDANGQLVCADCRTV from the coding sequence ATGGAATCGGAGCTGTCCGTCAGAGACGTGTTGACGACCGATTACGTCGGCGTCAGCGAGTCCGACGCGATCCGCGACGTCGTTCGGCTCATGCGCGAAGAACGGACGAGTTGCGCGCTGGTCGTCCGCGGCGCGGAGCCGGTCGGCATCGTCACCGAGTGGGACGTGCTCGGGCTCGTCGCCGACGCCCGCGATCCGGGCGAGACGACCGTCGGCGACACCATGACGACGCCGGTCATTACGGTCGACCCCGACCGATCGCTCACCGACGTCGCGACCACGATGGCCCGCCAGAACATCCGCAACGTCGTCGTCGAAGACGAGGACGGCATCGTCGGACTGGTCACCCAGCGGGACGTCATCGCCGCCGCGGGCTCGTTCCAGGCGACGATGACCCCCGCCCGCTCGAGCGAACCGCCGGTCGACCGCGAACCCGGGGCCGCCGCCGCGACCGCCCGCGCTCCCGAGGAGGGTGATTCCCAACTGCTCCCGAACGGCGGCGACGAGTACACCACGCAGGGCGTCTGCGAGGCCTGTGGCTCGCTGGCCGACTCGCTGTGGGACGCCAACGGGCAACTGGTCTGTGCGGACTGTCGAACGGTGTGA
- a CDS encoding phosphoglycerate kinase: MIETLDDLDVEGTTVGVRVDVNSPIDDGGRLADDARLRAHVDTLSELLDRGGRVAVLAHQGRPGGDDFVSLRSHADRLSELLGQPVDYVDATFTEAAREAVRDLSNGDCVVLENTRFYSEEYMEFDPERAARTHLVEGLESVLDAYVNDAFAAAHRSQPSLVGLPTVLPGYAGRVMESELDVLGSIEETDEPRVYVLGGAKVPDSIDVAWSVLEKGLADHVLTAGVVGNVFLIADGVDLGDASSDFIYDQGYWDEIDRAADLLDAYGDQIALPRDVAVARNGERHELGVNALPPGDEESAMDIGGSTLDYYRRILDDAETVILNGPAGVFEDDRFQTGTKQLYGAATDIPTSIVGGGDTASALRRLGIDDFSHISTGGGAALRMLTAESLPAVTALENAPQQPAADD; the protein is encoded by the coding sequence ATGATCGAGACCCTCGACGACCTGGACGTCGAAGGGACTACCGTCGGTGTCCGCGTCGACGTCAATAGTCCGATCGACGACGGCGGCAGGCTCGCGGACGACGCCCGGCTCCGCGCCCACGTCGACACCCTCTCGGAACTGCTCGACCGCGGCGGCCGCGTCGCCGTCCTCGCCCATCAGGGTCGGCCCGGCGGCGACGATTTCGTCTCGCTTCGGTCCCACGCCGATCGCCTCTCGGAACTGCTCGGCCAGCCCGTCGACTACGTCGATGCGACCTTCACCGAGGCCGCCCGCGAGGCCGTCAGGGACCTCTCGAACGGCGACTGCGTCGTCCTCGAGAACACGCGCTTCTACAGCGAGGAGTACATGGAGTTCGACCCCGAGCGCGCCGCGCGGACCCACCTCGTCGAGGGCCTCGAGTCCGTCCTCGACGCCTACGTCAACGACGCCTTCGCCGCGGCCCACCGCTCGCAGCCCTCGCTCGTCGGCCTCCCGACCGTCCTCCCCGGCTACGCCGGCCGCGTGATGGAGTCCGAACTCGACGTGTTGGGCTCTATCGAGGAGACCGACGAGCCCCGCGTCTACGTCCTCGGTGGCGCGAAAGTCCCCGATTCGATCGACGTCGCGTGGTCGGTCTTGGAGAAGGGGCTGGCCGATCACGTCCTCACCGCGGGCGTCGTCGGTAACGTCTTTCTCATCGCCGACGGCGTCGACCTCGGCGACGCCAGCTCGGATTTCATCTACGATCAGGGCTACTGGGACGAGATCGACCGCGCCGCCGACCTCCTCGACGCCTACGGCGATCAAATCGCGCTCCCCCGTGACGTCGCCGTCGCCCGGAACGGCGAGCGCCACGAACTCGGCGTCAACGCCCTGCCGCCCGGCGACGAGGAGTCCGCCATGGACATCGGCGGGTCGACGCTCGACTACTACCGGCGGATCCTCGACGACGCCGAGACGGTCATCCTCAACGGCCCCGCCGGCGTCTTCGAGGACGACCGGTTCCAGACGGGGACCAAACAGCTCTACGGCGCCGCCACGGACATCCCGACGAGCATCGTCGGCGGCGGCGACACGGCCTCCGCGCTGCGACGGCTCGGCATCGACGACTTCTCTCACATCAGCACCGGCGGCGGCGCGGCGCTCCGAATGCTCACCGCCGAATCGCTCCCTGCCGTGACCGCACTCGAGAATGCCCCCCAACAACCCGCAGCCGACGATTGA
- a CDS encoding GNAT family N-acetyltransferase: MPPNNPQPTIEPAARDDLDALADMWVRLARDQRQYDSAVRADANRETMRETLAAYRINDGLLVARLEGRLVGFASVSIERGSLDLDTTRGLLSNIYVEPAARGQGIGSALLEAAEDALAQRGADRILLEVMAGNEDARRFYRREGYDEFRVTMGRSLEDRAENDTHSKEDG, translated from the coding sequence ATGCCCCCCAACAACCCGCAGCCGACGATTGAGCCCGCCGCTCGGGACGATCTCGACGCCCTCGCGGACATGTGGGTCCGCCTCGCCCGCGACCAGCGACAGTACGACTCGGCCGTACGCGCCGACGCCAACCGCGAGACCATGCGGGAAACGCTCGCGGCCTACCGGATCAACGACGGCCTGCTCGTCGCCCGCCTCGAGGGCCGACTCGTCGGTTTCGCCTCGGTCTCGATCGAACGCGGCTCGCTCGACCTCGACACCACCCGCGGCCTCCTCTCGAACATCTACGTCGAACCCGCCGCCCGCGGTCAGGGAATCGGCTCTGCGCTGCTCGAGGCCGCCGAGGATGCGCTCGCACAGCGGGGCGCGGACAGGATACTCCTCGAGGTGATGGCCGGCAACGAGGACGCCCGCCGATTTTACCGCCGCGAGGGGTACGACGAGTTCCGAGTGACGATGGGGCGATCGCTCGAGGACCGGGCGGAAAACGATACACACTCAAAGGAGGACGGCTAA
- a CDS encoding universal stress protein — MYQDILVPTDGSDGTRQSLTHGLTIADRFDATIHAVSIVPEGPLGTLQTDEAIPAAERAVERVEAEADREGVDAVTAVERGVPHEEILAYADDHGIDMIVMGTQGRTGLDRVLVGSVTERIVRMADVPVVTVRLNDEIRIEDADEAARIARKTAEQEGYDEVTVLEDPHRTSASWIVPLETDAGPVHVHVDAITSEARIARGPETE, encoded by the coding sequence ATGTACCAGGACATCCTCGTCCCGACGGACGGGAGCGACGGGACCCGTCAGTCGCTCACGCACGGGTTGACGATCGCGGACCGCTTCGACGCGACGATCCACGCGGTATCGATCGTTCCCGAGGGGCCGCTCGGGACGCTTCAGACCGACGAAGCGATTCCGGCCGCCGAGCGGGCGGTCGAGCGCGTCGAGGCCGAAGCGGACCGGGAGGGCGTCGACGCCGTCACGGCGGTCGAACGGGGCGTTCCCCACGAGGAGATCCTCGCCTATGCCGACGACCACGGAATCGATATGATCGTCATGGGGACGCAGGGCCGGACTGGACTCGATCGAGTGCTGGTCGGCAGCGTCACCGAGCGGATCGTCCGGATGGCCGACGTGCCGGTCGTGACCGTCCGCCTGAACGACGAGATCCGAATCGAGGACGCCGACGAGGCGGCGCGGATCGCCCGGAAAACGGCCGAGCAGGAGGGGTACGACGAGGTGACCGTCCTCGAGGACCCGCATCGAACCAGCGCCTCGTGGATCGTCCCGCTCGAGACCGACGCGGGGCCGGTCCACGTCCACGTCGATGCGATCACGAGCGAGGCCCGCATCGCGCGGGGACCCGAAACTGAATAG
- a CDS encoding long-chain fatty acid--CoA ligase, translating to MTNLVTNVAGAVEEHGDNTAIGFQGSETSYEEFWGQTGAFAAALEERGVGEDDRVALYLPNVPPFLIAFHGTLRAGGVVVPMNPQYKAREIGHLLGDSEAKVVVALADLVPFVKEVQDETSVEHVVSIGGEAEGATEFEEFLERGVPDIADRADDDVAVQPYTSGTTGQPKGVQLTHENLSSNAKAAAKLIPDGIRPDDRSLGVLPLFHIYGMTVTMNAALFNGGAYYPMASWDAQDAVSLIEDEQLTIMHGVPAMYNDVINQPNAEEFDMSSLRLCGVGGSGIPVEVLRQFEERYEPKIYEGYGLTETSPITHFNSPIEGRRVGSIGKTVPGVDSKVVDSAERSSADRSGGDEPPEDDDFGEVPPVEEGPIDEESVAAETRRGESGEAAGAADLHEITGEIVVAGPNVMKGYYGLPEANEEAFTEEDGRRWFHTGDIGYHDEDGFFYVVDREKHMIVTGGYNVYPREVEELLFEHPDVADAAVAGIPDERRGETVKAFVVRTPDGDVTEEEIKEYCLTNLAEYKHPREVEFVDELPRTTTGKVQKFKLREGEGDD from the coding sequence ATGACAAATCTTGTCACTAACGTCGCGGGTGCCGTCGAGGAACACGGCGACAACACCGCGATCGGTTTTCAGGGGTCCGAGACGAGCTACGAGGAGTTCTGGGGGCAGACGGGGGCGTTCGCGGCCGCGCTCGAGGAGCGAGGGGTCGGCGAGGACGACCGCGTCGCGCTCTATCTCCCGAACGTCCCGCCGTTTCTGATCGCCTTCCACGGGACGCTTCGCGCCGGCGGGGTCGTCGTCCCGATGAATCCCCAGTACAAGGCCCGCGAAATCGGCCACCTGCTCGGCGACAGCGAGGCGAAGGTCGTCGTCGCGCTGGCGGACCTCGTCCCCTTCGTCAAAGAGGTCCAAGACGAGACCAGCGTCGAACACGTGGTCAGCATCGGCGGCGAGGCCGAGGGCGCGACCGAGTTCGAGGAATTCCTCGAGCGGGGAGTCCCCGACATTGCTGACCGGGCCGACGACGATGTCGCAGTCCAGCCGTACACGTCCGGGACGACCGGGCAGCCGAAGGGCGTCCAGCTCACCCACGAGAACCTGTCGTCGAACGCGAAGGCCGCGGCGAAGCTCATCCCCGACGGCATCCGGCCGGACGACAGATCGCTCGGCGTCCTCCCGCTGTTTCACATCTACGGGATGACGGTGACGATGAACGCGGCGCTGTTCAACGGCGGCGCGTACTATCCGATGGCCTCCTGGGACGCACAGGACGCCGTCTCGCTGATCGAGGACGAACAGCTGACGATCATGCACGGCGTGCCGGCGATGTACAACGACGTGATCAACCAGCCCAACGCCGAGGAGTTCGATATGTCCTCGCTGCGGCTCTGTGGCGTCGGCGGCTCCGGGATTCCGGTCGAGGTCCTGCGCCAGTTCGAAGAACGCTACGAGCCGAAGATCTACGAGGGATACGGCCTGACCGAGACCAGCCCGATCACCCACTTCAACAGCCCGATCGAGGGGCGGCGGGTCGGCAGCATCGGGAAGACGGTCCCCGGCGTCGACTCCAAAGTGGTCGATAGCGCGGAACGAAGTTCCGCTGACCGTTCGGGCGGCGACGAGCCGCCCGAAGACGACGACTTCGGCGAGGTCCCGCCGGTCGAGGAGGGCCCGATCGACGAGGAGAGCGTCGCGGCGGAGACGCGACGAGGCGAAAGCGGCGAAGCCGCTGGAGCGGCCGACCTCCACGAGATTACCGGCGAGATCGTCGTCGCCGGGCCGAACGTCATGAAGGGCTACTACGGCCTGCCCGAAGCCAACGAGGAGGCCTTCACCGAGGAGGACGGCCGCCGCTGGTTCCACACGGGCGACATCGGCTACCACGACGAGGACGGCTTCTTCTACGTCGTCGACCGCGAGAAACACATGATCGTCACCGGCGGCTACAACGTCTACCCGCGGGAAGTCGAGGAACTCCTCTTCGAGCACCCCGATGTCGCCGACGCCGCCGTGGCCGGCATCCCCGACGAGCGCCGCGGCGAGACCGTCAAGGCCTTCGTCGTCCGCACGCCCGACGGCGACGTAACCGAGGAGGAGATCAAAGAGTACTGTCTGACCAACCTCGCGGAGTACAAACACCCGCGTGAGGTCGAGTTCGTCGACGAACTCCCCCGAACGACCACCGGGAAGGTCCAGAAGTTCAAACTCCGCGAAGGGGAGGGTGACGACTGA
- a CDS encoding enoyl-CoA hydratase/isomerase family protein: protein MALGDAVLLDLEADGAATITLNQPDRRNALSEEISTGISEALDEIEGSDARVVVLQGSGGSFSAGGDIERMTEAIEDDVPADDRVRRLERSTNELMTRLIDFPIPTIALVDGAAVGAGANLAIACDVQLASTDAAFGFVFRQVGLSVDAGTSYLLPRIVGENVAKELVLTGDIFGADRAKELGLVNHVYDADEFDERADEFVEKVVSGPPIALRHANRLVGEGLEKSLEQALTDEAVAQGIVFETEDHAEGVSAFLEDRDPEYDGR from the coding sequence ATGGCGCTCGGTGATGCGGTCCTCCTCGATCTCGAGGCGGACGGAGCCGCGACGATCACGCTCAACCAGCCCGACCGACGAAACGCGCTCTCCGAGGAGATCAGCACCGGGATCTCGGAGGCGCTCGACGAGATCGAGGGCAGCGACGCCCGCGTCGTCGTCCTGCAGGGCTCCGGCGGATCGTTCTCCGCCGGCGGCGACATCGAGCGGATGACCGAGGCCATCGAGGACGACGTCCCCGCCGACGATCGGGTACGACGGCTCGAGCGGTCGACGAACGAACTGATGACGCGGCTCATCGACTTCCCGATCCCGACGATCGCACTGGTCGACGGGGCCGCCGTCGGTGCCGGTGCGAACCTCGCGATCGCGTGTGACGTGCAACTGGCGAGTACCGACGCTGCCTTTGGCTTCGTCTTCCGGCAGGTCGGGTTGAGCGTCGACGCCGGGACCTCCTACCTGCTGCCGCGGATCGTCGGCGAGAACGTCGCCAAGGAACTGGTCCTCACCGGCGACATCTTCGGCGCGGACCGCGCGAAAGAGCTCGGACTGGTCAATCACGTCTACGACGCCGACGAGTTCGACGAGCGAGCCGACGAGTTCGTCGAGAAGGTCGTCTCCGGGCCGCCGATCGCGCTCCGCCACGCTAACCGACTCGTCGGCGAGGGCCTCGAGAAGTCCCTCGAGCAGGCCCTGACCGACGAGGCCGTCGCACAGGGGATCGTCTTCGAGACCGAAGATCACGCCGAGGGCGTTTCCGCCTTCCTCGAGGACCGCGATCCCGAGTACGACGGCCGATAG
- a CDS encoding dCTP deaminase, with the protein MPAEHPLADAVDNLVYEPVQVRDHGIDLTVSAVYEVAAPGRLDFGGDELTDADLEPVPTELESPHDEYGWWHLEGGQYVIQHNEFLTDLEGAAQLQPRNELLARGGSHPSMQVRDHLPLIPLTVADGGLRIKENARVSTLVPIGADAQ; encoded by the coding sequence ATGCCCGCCGAACACCCACTCGCCGACGCCGTCGACAATCTGGTGTACGAACCGGTACAGGTCCGCGACCACGGGATCGATCTGACTGTCAGCGCCGTCTACGAGGTCGCCGCTCCCGGCCGACTCGACTTCGGCGGCGACGAACTCACGGACGCCGACCTCGAGCCGGTCCCGACGGAACTCGAAAGCCCCCACGACGAGTACGGGTGGTGGCACCTCGAGGGCGGCCAGTACGTGATCCAGCACAACGAGTTCCTCACCGACCTCGAGGGGGCGGCACAGCTCCAGCCGCGTAACGAGTTGCTGGCCCGCGGCGGGTCCCACCCCTCGATGCAAGTGCGAGACCACCTGCCGCTGATCCCGCTGACGGTGGCCGACGGCGGCCTCCGGATCAAGGAGAACGCGCGGGTGTCGACGCTGGTCCCGATCGGCGCAGACGCGCAGTAA
- a CDS encoding O-methyltransferase has translation MTDEIARFVRAAGPDPDETLIEMDEFAAAEGFPHVGPEVGAFLRFVARLNGAERVFEFGSGYGYSAYWFAEALPDDGEIVLTEVDEDELDLAREYMAAGGYDDVSRYELGDAMATIDRYDGPFDIVLIDHQKKRYADAFEAVRSNIPVGGVVVADNAITASVVEFDDLLEWAEGTAPADVNEHTQGVIDYLETVRADPAFETIMVPLGEGIAVSYRVE, from the coding sequence ATGACCGACGAGATCGCTCGCTTCGTTCGCGCGGCCGGCCCGGACCCCGACGAGACGCTGATCGAGATGGACGAGTTCGCCGCCGCCGAGGGGTTCCCCCACGTCGGCCCCGAGGTCGGCGCGTTCCTGCGCTTCGTCGCCCGCCTGAACGGGGCCGAGCGCGTGTTCGAGTTCGGCTCGGGCTACGGCTACTCGGCCTACTGGTTCGCCGAGGCGCTCCCCGACGACGGCGAGATCGTCCTCACCGAGGTCGACGAGGACGAACTCGACCTCGCCCGCGAGTACATGGCCGCGGGCGGCTACGACGACGTCTCGCGATACGAACTCGGCGACGCGATGGCGACGATCGACCGCTACGACGGGCCGTTCGACATCGTCCTGATCGACCACCAGAAGAAGCGCTACGCGGATGCCTTCGAAGCCGTTCGATCAAACATTCCCGTCGGCGGCGTCGTCGTCGCCGACAACGCGATCACGGCGAGCGTCGTGGAGTTCGACGACCTGCTCGAGTGGGCCGAGGGAACCGCGCCGGCGGACGTCAACGAACACACGCAGGGCGTTATCGACTACCTCGAGACGGTCCGGGCCGATCCGGCCTTCGAGACGATCATGGTCCCGCTCGGCGAGGGAATCGCAGTGAGTTACCGGGTCGAGTGA